CCAGCATGGCCGGCCTCTCGGCCGCCCACTGGTTCGCCCGCCTCGGCCACCGGGTGACCGTCGTCGAGCGCGCCGACGGCCTGCGTCCCGGCGGCGCGCCCATCGACGTACGCGGGCGCGCGCTCGCCACCGCGCGGCGCATGGGCGTCCTGGCGAGGATCGATGACGAGAAGGTACGGTTCTTCGACCCGGCACCGGTGCTCGACGGGACGGGGGCGCAGGTCGCGACCCTCGACCTGCGATGGTTTGCCAACGAGACCGACGAGGACGTCGAGATCACGCGCGACCGCCTCAACCGGATCCTGATGAGCGCCATACCCGACGGGGTCGAGTTTCGCTTCAAGGCTTCCATCGCATCGATCGCCGATGGCGCGGGCGGAGTGGAAGTCGGCTTCGCGGACGGCTTGCAGGGCCGCTACGACCTGGTGGTCGGCGCCGACGGCCTTCATTCCAACGTGCGCAGGCTCGCCTTCGGACCCGAGAAGGAATATGTCCGTCACTTCGGCCACTACGTCGCGCTCGTCGATCTTCCTGCCGACCGGCACTGGCACCGCGCCATGCTCAGCGTGCCAGGCCTGACGATCGCCGTGCGTGACGCGGGCGATGGTCCGCAGGGCCTGATGCTCGCCGCCAGCCCCGAGATTGGCTATGACTACCGCGACTTGGATGCCCAGCGCGCACTCATCGATCGGCTGCTGTCCCGTGTCGATGCGTGGCAGGTTCCTGCGATGCGCGCGGCGTTCGCCGACCCTGCGGCCAAGGGCTTCTACTTCGACTCGGTGAGCCAGACCCACATGCCGAGCTGGATACGCGGCAACGTCGCGGTCATCGGCGACGCGGGCCACTGCGCTGCACTGCTGTCGGGCATGGGGACGACCCTGGCGATGGTGTCCGCGGAGATCCTGGCGAACACATGGACCGAGCATGGCGGACGCATGGAGGCGGCGTCCGCGGCCTACCACGCGCAGCTGCGCCCTTATGTGGCGCAGTGCCAGGCCTTTGCAGCGGAAGGGGCACCGATCATGGTGCCGCCGACGCAGGAGGCGCTCGAAGAGCGCAATGCGATGTTCCGCGCCTATGCGGCCAGATTCGCGGAAACCGGCGCCTAGTGAAAGAACAGGGCGATCAGGATGATGACCGGGATCGGCACGCCGAGAAACAAGAGCAGAAGCGAACGCATGATGAGGATCTCCTAGGAAGTGTGTTCACGCAGGCCGGTCGCTCAGAGGTCGCGCCGGCGCCCGCCGTAGGTCGCGGCGAAGCTGGCGACGAAGGCGCCGATCAGCATCGAGACCACCAGCCACAAGGCGGCATACGCCGATGCCTTGCGGGCCGCGTCGGCGGCTTCCCGGGCCTTGGCCTGCGCGTCGCGCAGCGCGGCCTGTGCCTTTGCATAGGTGTCGTTCACGCGCTGCTCGGCGTCCTGCTGGCTCAACCCCGTGCGCTGCGCCACGACCTGGCCGACATACCGCGCATCCTCCGGCGGCAGCGCACCGGTGCGGATGCTGTTCAGGAAGATGCGGCTGACTTCGGCGTTGGCCGCGGCCGTGCCGCGTTCCGGCATGGCGGGCTGTCCGGTGCCCGCGTCGCCGGTCGCGGCGGCAGGAGCGCTGGCGTCGCGACGGAACAGTGAGTCGATGAAGTAGTTCATCGGGCCGGTGCCGTCGTCCTGTGCCGACTGCGATGCTGCAGCGCCTGCGCCAGCCCCCGCCATGCCCACGGCCGTGGCCGCGCCGCTCGCGACAGTGGCACCAGCCTGCGCACCCGCGCCCACGATCGAACCCACCACGGAACTGAGCAGCGCGGCGGTCAGCAACGTCGCGACAGACCAGGCCAGGAAGCCATGGGCCGTGTCGCGGAAGTAGACCTCGTCCGTATGCACGCCGGCCCACTTGGTACGCAGCCGGCCTGCCAGATAACCGCCCATGCCAGACGCGGCGATCTGGGTGAAGCTCAGCCACAGGATCGTCGCGACGCCGATGGCGCCCGCACTGGCGCCCTGATGGGTCCACGGGCTGACGGAGGACATGCCGAGGCCGGTGCCCAGCATC
Above is a window of Variovorax sp. PMC12 DNA encoding:
- a CDS encoding FAD-dependent monooxygenase, which gives rise to MDVLISGASMAGLSAAHWFARLGHRVTVVERADGLRPGGAPIDVRGRALATARRMGVLARIDDEKVRFFDPAPVLDGTGAQVATLDLRWFANETDEDVEITRDRLNRILMSAIPDGVEFRFKASIASIADGAGGVEVGFADGLQGRYDLVVGADGLHSNVRRLAFGPEKEYVRHFGHYVALVDLPADRHWHRAMLSVPGLTIAVRDAGDGPQGLMLAASPEIGYDYRDLDAQRALIDRLLSRVDAWQVPAMRAAFADPAAKGFYFDSVSQTHMPSWIRGNVAVIGDAGHCAALLSGMGTTLAMVSAEILANTWTEHGGRMEAASAAYHAQLRPYVAQCQAFAAEGAPIMVPPTQEALEERNAMFRAYAARFAETGA